The following are encoded in a window of Roseivirga misakiensis genomic DNA:
- a CDS encoding prephenate dehydratase, protein MKIGYQGVLHSHNHAAALAVTEEMQLTEGSFELVPLISSKNVVEALLSGEVEYGLMAVQNSIGGVVKESQEALLDKDLELVKEVILSISHSTFKLNNSIKNDDITEVISHPQALKQCATNLKRIYPNAMVAPVENTALAPKYVVEGKFGKNTAVVCAKVAGEYYKMTLVEEGIQDKSDNRTTFNMFRVPLTR, encoded by the coding sequence ATGAAAATAGGATATCAGGGCGTACTTCACAGTCACAATCACGCTGCTGCTTTGGCAGTCACAGAAGAAATGCAACTAACTGAGGGCTCTTTTGAACTTGTCCCATTGATATCGTCCAAGAATGTAGTAGAAGCACTTTTGAGTGGAGAGGTCGAATATGGTCTTATGGCGGTCCAAAATAGTATTGGAGGGGTGGTCAAAGAGTCTCAGGAGGCTCTACTTGACAAAGATTTAGAACTGGTTAAAGAAGTCATTTTGTCCATCAGTCATTCAACTTTTAAGCTCAACAATAGTATTAAGAATGATGATATCACGGAGGTTATTTCGCACCCACAGGCATTAAAGCAGTGTGCTACAAACTTGAAAAGGATTTACCCGAATGCCATGGTTGCTCCTGTTGAAAATACAGCTTTAGCACCTAAGTACGTTGTAGAGGGGAAGTTTGGAAAAAATACTGCCGTTGTTTGTGCAAAAGTGGCTGGGGAATACTACAAAATGACTTTAGTAGAAGAGGGTATTCAGGATAAATCTGATAATCGCACTACATTTAATATGTTTCGAGTACCACTTACTCGTTAG
- a CDS encoding 4Fe-4S dicluster domain-containing protein encodes MAIIITDECINCGACEPECPNTAIYEGGMEWTWSGGTDLKKIELEDGTEVDGNEPQEPVSDEFYYIVSGKCTECMGFHEEPQCAAVCPVDCCVDDPDYRETEEELYAKKEWLHV; translated from the coding sequence ATGGCGATCATAATAACAGATGAGTGTATTAACTGCGGAGCATGTGAACCAGAATGCCCTAATACTGCTATTTACGAAGGAGGGATGGAGTGGACTTGGTCCGGTGGAACAGATCTGAAGAAAATTGAACTGGAGGATGGTACTGAAGTAGACGGAAACGAGCCCCAAGAACCAGTTTCTGATGAGTTTTATTATATCGTATCAGGTAAGTGTACCGAGTGTATGGGATTCCATGAAGAACCACAATGTGCGGCTGTATGTCCTGTAGATTGTTGTGTTGATGATCCTGACTACAGAGAAACGGAAGAAGAACTCTATGCCAAAAAAGAGTGGCTTCACGTTTAA
- a CDS encoding DUF3276 family protein, producing MEDQKDRNEIFSKRVRAGKRTYFFDIKATRSNDYYLTITESKRKYKEDGFTYEKHKIFLYKEDFSKFVNALNETVDHVKEELMPEIDFDQFDEEKPEYSMESSNGEADGNSELSWD from the coding sequence GTGGAAGACCAAAAGGACCGAAATGAGATCTTTTCTAAAAGGGTAAGAGCTGGGAAAAGAACCTATTTTTTTGACATTAAAGCAACACGCTCTAACGATTATTACCTCACGATTACAGAAAGTAAAAGAAAGTACAAAGAGGACGGTTTTACTTACGAAAAGCACAAGATTTTTTTGTATAAAGAGGATTTCTCAAAATTCGTTAATGCCCTTAACGAAACTGTGGATCACGTCAAAGAGGAGTTGATGCCTGAAATCGACTTCGATCAGTTTGATGAAGAGAAACCTGAATACTCTATGGAATCTAGCAACGGAGAGGCAGATGGAAATAGTGAATTGAGCTGGGATTAG
- a CDS encoding acyl-CoA reductase — protein MTVAQRKEALIGLGDWFRNIDETSLATLSLNAVNANNWFTPESVKASFSAWGQVLTSEQIDEWTATHSLEPQANKKIGLIMAGNIPLVGLHDLLAVLIAGHTACVKYSSQDKPLMSAVVNKLKALNPSLASRIIVIEQLKDVDAVIATGSDNSARYFKHYFSKYPHIIRQNRVSVGVINGRESEEELAKIGQDAFQYYGLGCRNVSKLFFPTGYELPKFIKSLERFEPVINHHKFRNNYDYNKSIYLVNREDHLDSGFFLMKESNELVSPISVLFYEFYNSEAELALKLSTYTDKIQCTVSADGWYEGSLPFGEAQCPALWDYADGVDTLEFLSSL, from the coding sequence ATGACAGTAGCGCAGCGGAAAGAAGCATTAATCGGACTTGGTGATTGGTTTAGAAATATAGATGAGACCAGCCTAGCAACACTCTCTTTAAATGCCGTAAATGCCAATAATTGGTTTACTCCAGAAAGTGTAAAAGCCAGTTTCAGCGCATGGGGTCAGGTACTTACAAGTGAACAAATTGATGAATGGACGGCAACTCACTCGCTTGAACCTCAGGCAAACAAGAAAATAGGCCTTATTATGGCGGGAAACATTCCACTTGTCGGGCTTCATGATTTACTCGCCGTATTGATCGCTGGCCATACAGCGTGTGTCAAATACTCATCTCAAGATAAACCGTTGATGAGCGCTGTGGTGAATAAGCTGAAAGCATTAAACCCGTCATTGGCAAGTAGGATTATCGTGATCGAGCAACTCAAAGATGTAGATGCTGTAATTGCAACTGGTTCGGACAATAGCGCCAGGTACTTTAAACATTACTTTTCTAAATATCCCCATATTATCCGACAGAATAGGGTTTCTGTAGGTGTTATAAATGGAAGGGAAAGCGAAGAGGAACTTGCGAAAATTGGACAGGATGCATTCCAGTATTATGGACTAGGCTGTAGAAATGTCTCTAAATTGTTCTTCCCAACGGGCTATGAACTACCGAAGTTTATCAAGTCTCTAGAACGGTTTGAACCAGTGATCAATCACCATAAGTTTCGAAACAATTACGATTACAATAAATCGATCTATTTAGTCAACAGAGAAGATCATTTGGATTCAGGTTTCTTCCTCATGAAAGAATCAAATGAATTGGTTTCACCGATCTCGGTGCTGTTCTATGAGTTTTATAATTCCGAAGCTGAACTTGCTCTCAAGCTTTCTACCTATACCGATAAAATTCAATGTACGGTTTCGGCAGACGGTTGGTATGAAGGCAGTTTACCTTTTGGGGAAGCGCAGTGCCCTGCACTTTGGGACTATGCAGATGGAGTAGATACGCTAGAGTTCCTTTCGAGTCTCTGA
- a CDS encoding NACHT and WD40 repeat domain-containing protein: MSIKDLLDYSDSIITITAGVVTVVLVILSRTKLQKTLFECYVILTSIRQAMHDLRVSLAKNDSEHPKERIVDGDYNVSKNSLATYNDILKKSAGKVTLISSQITELIRNTNSMVVSRQFEIITNDETISENLKLIDKLIEDCDKTNKLIKLRLSYLKKVNLTNRSRRKIAKSYPIGIIVFEPTNEEKKDLREKKEELLNESFKLEQQRQELIESTMNSDSPEDLSNLHALNGKIDSQGIELNTQSKFLGKSTYVSEMVEVILKASGHKIESIDYQENSENVDIKSIKENELHLTRCSIEPISEDSIIELQNATSEIKYHYSSIICDNIIEPSAKKLQEDLPTLEVKTVSEFIRGEFYLDAYLTWLQNGYKKEGIADLNIPLSVTEQVTNSQKNQKKQYSEQVKLSGYLDNWIKSGNSNRHYTILGDYGTGKSWFCWEYAIQQLREYQKNPVGNRLPILIHLKEYKTFKTWEDLFELFCERFKITKLKFEVFQELNSLGRFLIIFDGFDELFTAPKSQPAIEKFFQLNRAAPANSKVLLTSRTTFFRNIDDETFDPNQSDGLPLEQRVDLKVHPNFKKLFLKPFEDTEIKGYLKKKAPLDWEQSYYKIKNHPNLFDLAKRPILLKMISETLPFLEEKEDFNEFDLYSTYTDQWINEAGVGRTKNLLKPKQRLDLMTTVAWKMYTDGGLTIKNKKLDAIISRFLPEEKWDDVVEILDEIKGHTFLITNDKDTYCFAHKSFFEFFIALELANKVSEENKEDLQKLNKRIEQEILAFLDHTRLSVQILSSWLSEKHKGNDQAIFNGNLINLLRTQGFDFKGFDFSGLAIHYPNFSNSNVTGANFQNTLLIQFDARDAIMDKANFVNAKLESLILGVRSSAKYVTSSIKHIAVPNGKNEIELYPSDQPNQPKIILSGHHDSVANLAFSPSGKLLASSSFDKFIILWDVEKGKEVLRLKGHHDTVYGLAFGRNGKLIVSGDNSHTLKVWNTQDGKEMLSFNWGHSKAIYSIDYHPKMDLIATGSFDSTIGIWSFEKENDEVELELIGQLDEHTDLVNHVCFSPDGKMLASASNDKTIILWDIKPENPKPVFRSRLEGHDQVVWSVFFSPDSNFLASGGSDNKVRIWDIITGEQINLLEGHTADVWSVVFSKDGQRVISGSFDSSLKIWDWKSKTNKLLKSHSLIEDKNSEMSCKGMHISKQEISGLSTLQTNFLFLKGAILDENGD; the protein is encoded by the coding sequence TTGTCAATTAAAGACCTCCTCGATTACTCTGATAGTATAATCACCATAACCGCTGGAGTGGTTACAGTAGTATTAGTCATTTTATCCAGAACAAAACTTCAAAAGACTCTTTTTGAGTGTTATGTGATTCTTACCAGCATAAGACAAGCTATGCATGATTTAAGAGTTTCTCTAGCCAAAAATGACTCTGAGCATCCCAAGGAAAGAATTGTTGATGGAGATTACAATGTCAGTAAGAATTCCTTAGCTACCTATAATGATATACTAAAAAAGTCCGCTGGAAAAGTGACTTTGATTTCATCTCAGATAACGGAATTAATAAGAAACACAAATTCAATGGTTGTTTCAAGACAATTTGAAATTATAACCAACGACGAAACGATATCAGAAAACCTGAAACTTATTGATAAGCTCATCGAAGACTGCGATAAAACGAATAAGTTAATCAAACTAAGGCTTTCTTATTTAAAAAAAGTCAACCTAACTAATCGATCAAGGCGCAAAATTGCCAAATCTTATCCAATCGGAATTATAGTTTTTGAGCCTACAAACGAGGAAAAAAAAGACCTAAGAGAGAAAAAAGAAGAGTTATTAAACGAATCATTCAAGCTAGAACAGCAACGGCAGGAGCTTATCGAAAGCACGATGAATTCTGACTCTCCTGAGGACCTCTCAAACCTTCATGCATTAAATGGTAAAATTGACAGCCAAGGAATCGAGCTCAATACACAAAGTAAGTTTCTTGGTAAGTCGACCTATGTATCAGAAATGGTAGAAGTCATTTTAAAGGCTAGTGGACATAAAATTGAATCAATAGACTATCAAGAGAACAGTGAAAATGTAGATATAAAGTCTATTAAAGAGAATGAGCTTCATTTGACCCGATGTTCTATTGAACCGATCAGTGAAGATTCAATTATTGAACTCCAAAATGCTACAAGTGAAATTAAGTACCACTATAGCAGTATCATTTGTGATAATATCATAGAGCCCAGCGCTAAAAAACTTCAAGAAGATTTGCCTACACTTGAAGTAAAAACTGTCAGTGAATTTATCAGAGGAGAGTTTTACCTAGACGCTTATCTGACATGGCTACAAAATGGTTATAAAAAAGAAGGAATCGCTGACTTAAATATTCCACTGAGCGTTACCGAACAGGTCACTAATTCTCAGAAAAATCAAAAGAAACAATACTCAGAACAAGTAAAATTAAGCGGGTATCTAGACAATTGGATAAAAAGTGGGAATAGCAACAGGCACTATACAATTTTAGGTGATTACGGCACCGGTAAAAGCTGGTTTTGCTGGGAATATGCGATTCAACAGCTACGTGAATATCAAAAAAACCCTGTAGGTAATCGCTTGCCTATTCTTATACATCTCAAGGAATACAAAACATTCAAAACATGGGAGGACCTTTTTGAACTGTTTTGTGAACGGTTTAAAATCACTAAGCTTAAGTTTGAGGTCTTCCAAGAGCTTAATTCACTTGGAAGGTTCTTGATCATATTCGATGGTTTTGATGAGCTTTTTACTGCTCCAAAGAGCCAACCTGCAATCGAAAAATTCTTTCAGTTAAATCGCGCAGCACCTGCAAATAGCAAGGTACTCCTCACGTCTAGAACTACGTTTTTCCGAAATATAGATGATGAAACATTTGATCCTAATCAGAGCGATGGACTTCCGCTAGAACAAAGAGTAGACTTAAAAGTACATCCTAATTTCAAAAAACTCTTCCTAAAACCATTTGAGGATACGGAGATCAAAGGTTACCTAAAAAAGAAAGCCCCTTTAGACTGGGAGCAGTCATACTATAAAATTAAAAATCACCCCAATCTTTTCGATTTAGCAAAGCGGCCCATTTTACTTAAGATGATATCGGAAACACTCCCATTCTTAGAAGAAAAGGAGGATTTTAACGAGTTCGACTTATATAGTACATACACTGATCAATGGATTAACGAAGCCGGCGTTGGTAGAACTAAGAACCTTCTTAAACCTAAGCAGAGACTAGACTTAATGACAACTGTAGCTTGGAAAATGTACACCGACGGTGGTTTAACAATTAAGAACAAAAAGCTAGATGCAATTATTTCAAGATTTCTGCCTGAAGAAAAGTGGGATGACGTTGTTGAAATACTTGATGAAATCAAAGGACATACTTTCCTAATTACCAACGACAAAGACACTTATTGCTTTGCGCACAAGAGCTTCTTTGAATTTTTTATAGCATTAGAATTGGCAAACAAAGTAAGCGAAGAAAATAAAGAGGACCTACAGAAATTAAATAAGCGAATTGAACAAGAAATTCTGGCCTTCTTAGACCATACCAGACTTTCTGTACAGATCTTATCTAGTTGGTTATCTGAAAAACACAAGGGTAATGATCAAGCTATATTCAATGGAAACTTGATCAATCTCTTAAGGACTCAAGGGTTTGACTTTAAGGGATTTGACTTTTCAGGTTTAGCCATACACTATCCTAACTTTAGCAACAGTAACGTGACAGGCGCCAATTTCCAAAACACCCTGCTAATTCAGTTCGACGCTAGAGATGCAATTATGGATAAGGCAAATTTCGTTAATGCAAAACTAGAAAGCCTGATACTTGGCGTACGATCATCTGCTAAATATGTCACAAGTTCGATCAAGCACATCGCAGTACCTAATGGGAAAAATGAAATAGAGCTTTACCCAAGTGATCAGCCTAATCAGCCAAAAATCATTCTTTCTGGACATCATGATTCTGTGGCCAATTTAGCCTTTAGCCCGTCTGGTAAGCTCCTGGCATCTAGTAGTTTTGATAAGTTTATTATTCTATGGGACGTTGAAAAAGGCAAAGAGGTATTACGATTGAAAGGACATCATGATACCGTTTATGGTTTGGCATTTGGACGAAATGGAAAGCTGATAGTTTCGGGAGACAACAGTCATACGCTAAAGGTATGGAATACCCAAGACGGTAAAGAAATGCTTTCATTTAATTGGGGTCACTCAAAAGCTATTTACTCAATCGATTACCATCCAAAAATGGATTTAATCGCTACAGGAAGCTTTGATTCAACCATAGGAATATGGTCTTTCGAAAAAGAAAACGACGAAGTCGAGCTAGAATTGATAGGCCAGCTAGATGAACACACGGACCTAGTAAATCATGTCTGCTTCAGCCCTGATGGCAAGATGCTAGCGAGTGCAAGTAATGATAAAACAATCATTTTATGGGACATTAAGCCAGAAAACCCCAAACCGGTATTTAGAAGTCGATTGGAAGGTCACGACCAAGTAGTATGGTCCGTTTTTTTCTCGCCAGATTCAAATTTTTTAGCAAGCGGGGGATCTGACAATAAGGTTAGAATTTGGGATATAATTACAGGAGAACAAATCAATTTATTAGAAGGACATACGGCAGATGTTTGGTCCGTAGTTTTTAGTAAAGACGGACAAAGAGTAATAAGTGGAAGCTTTGATAGTTCATTAAAAATTTGGGACTGGAAATCAAAGACAAACAAATTGTTAAAATCTCATAGCCTAATAGAAGACAAAAATTCAGAAATGTCATGTAAGGGTATGCACATTAGTAAACAAGAAATTTCCGGACTAAGTACTCTTCAAACAAACTTCCTCTTCTTAAAAGGAGCCATATTAGACGAAAATGGAGATTAA
- a CDS encoding DUF1570 domain-containing protein: MKKLTFITLFFLELTLFGQRLQISTIGSQVTPKEVAKIEFGLRFQNNFYRKQFDHISDQVINVKVYGDYSDFYDYASECCALDRFTTAFFIEGQNEIVVFKNQEFLRSLNHEISHALTAGIGLQEYPWLDEGLAEVMSSFRLDSLGNLTTEDLFYTEALNISYRTSRELRRFLSLDREAWEDLTTNESYGLSWAIVNYMYQDDRLLLTKVLDGIQKGITPLETIIAEQKKGLRQFVKGFKRHYRRNKYQVSETRKEL, encoded by the coding sequence TTGAAAAAACTAACTTTTATAACGCTCTTCTTTCTTGAGTTAACGCTTTTCGGTCAGCGCCTACAGATATCCACTATTGGTAGTCAAGTAACTCCCAAAGAAGTAGCGAAGATAGAATTTGGGCTACGCTTTCAGAACAACTTTTATCGCAAGCAATTCGATCATATTTCTGATCAGGTGATTAATGTGAAGGTTTATGGCGATTACTCCGATTTCTATGATTATGCGAGTGAATGCTGTGCTTTAGATCGATTTACGACTGCATTTTTTATCGAGGGGCAGAACGAAATAGTGGTTTTTAAAAATCAAGAATTTCTGAGGTCATTAAACCATGAAATTAGTCATGCACTTACGGCAGGCATAGGTTTGCAGGAATATCCCTGGTTGGATGAGGGGCTTGCAGAGGTGATGTCTTCTTTTCGGCTTGACAGTCTGGGGAATTTGACAACTGAAGACCTCTTTTACACTGAAGCCCTCAATATCAGTTATCGAACAAGTCGAGAACTGAGAAGGTTTTTATCCCTTGATCGGGAGGCTTGGGAGGATCTTACGACCAACGAGAGTTACGGTTTATCTTGGGCGATTGTGAATTACATGTATCAAGACGACAGGCTCTTACTTACTAAAGTTTTGGATGGGATACAAAAAGGAATTACACCCTTAGAAACTATTATTGCTGAACAGAAAAAGGGATTACGTCAATTTGTTAAGGGTTTTAAACGACATTATCGAAGAAACAAATACCAAGTATCAGAGACTCGAAAGGAACTCTAG
- the ychF gene encoding redox-regulated ATPase YchF, producing MGLQCGIVGLPNVGKSTLFNALSSAKAEAANFPFCTIEPNVGIVTVPDDRLKVLEDLVDPKKVLPTVIEFVDIAGLVKGASKGEGLGNKFLANIREVDAILHVVRCFNDDNVVHVAGSVDPVFDKDVIDTELQFKDLESIDKRIQRLMKIAKSGDAAAKKELVVLEKYKTALEGGANARSVEADEDELKMIHDLSLLTIKPVIYVANVEEGAVHTGNDHVTALKEAVAAENAQVIMISASIEAQIAELEDEDEKEMFLEEYGLKESGLNRLIRASYALLELITYFTAGPQEVRAWTIKNGWKAPQAAGVIHTDFEKGFIKAEVIKIDDYKALKTEVAIKEAGKMAIEGKDYIVQDGDVMHFRFNV from the coding sequence ATGGGATTACAATGCGGTATTGTTGGTTTACCGAACGTCGGTAAGTCTACGTTGTTTAATGCACTTTCAAGTGCTAAAGCTGAAGCGGCAAACTTTCCTTTCTGTACAATTGAACCAAATGTTGGTATTGTCACTGTACCTGACGATCGCTTAAAGGTTTTAGAAGACTTAGTTGATCCTAAAAAAGTACTCCCAACCGTCATTGAATTTGTTGATATCGCAGGTCTCGTGAAAGGGGCTAGTAAAGGTGAAGGACTCGGTAATAAGTTCTTGGCCAATATTAGAGAGGTAGATGCCATTCTCCATGTAGTTCGTTGCTTCAACGATGATAATGTGGTTCACGTGGCTGGTTCTGTGGACCCTGTTTTCGATAAGGATGTCATAGATACAGAATTACAATTCAAAGACTTAGAGTCTATTGACAAACGCATACAGCGTTTGATGAAAATTGCCAAATCTGGTGATGCTGCTGCTAAGAAAGAACTTGTTGTCTTAGAAAAGTATAAAACAGCTTTAGAAGGTGGTGCGAATGCTCGATCTGTTGAAGCAGATGAAGATGAACTGAAAATGATTCATGACCTCTCTCTTCTAACCATCAAGCCCGTAATCTATGTGGCCAATGTTGAGGAGGGAGCGGTACACACTGGTAACGACCATGTGACAGCACTCAAAGAAGCAGTTGCCGCTGAAAATGCCCAAGTAATCATGATTTCTGCCTCTATAGAAGCTCAAATTGCCGAGTTGGAAGACGAGGATGAGAAAGAGATGTTCCTTGAGGAATATGGCTTAAAAGAATCTGGTTTGAATAGATTGATCAGAGCTTCGTATGCGCTATTGGAACTAATCACTTACTTTACAGCTGGTCCTCAAGAAGTTAGGGCCTGGACCATCAAAAATGGTTGGAAGGCTCCGCAAGCCGCTGGTGTTATTCATACGGACTTCGAAAAAGGGTTTATCAAGGCAGAGGTTATCAAAATAGATGATTACAAAGCTTTAAAGACTGAAGTGGCTATAAAAGAAGCTGGAAAAATGGCCATAGAAGGTAAAGACTACATCGTCCAAGA
- a CDS encoding DUF58 domain-containing protein, which translates to MQFSLEEIKKFGNIELLAKQMVEGFITGLHKSPYHGFSVEFAEHQLYNNGESTRHIDWKIYAKTDRLYTKRYEEETNLRCQLVIDQSSSMYYPAENYGKMRFSVMAAASLTYLLHKQRDAVGLHTFTDQLEIETPVKSSATHIHKLFLQMNSLLEKERTEKRTNVAQILHQLAQKVHRRSLVVLFSDMFDNQNNEEELMAALQHLKHKKHEVLLFHVTDHKTEFNFEFEDRPYEFIDSETKERVRLNPATIKKDFKKQMDAHYHELYLKCAKLKIDLIEADINQGFDQVMKAYLIKRGKMI; encoded by the coding sequence ATGCAGTTTTCGTTAGAGGAAATCAAAAAATTTGGAAATATAGAACTCCTTGCTAAGCAGATGGTTGAAGGGTTCATTACTGGCTTACACAAATCGCCTTACCATGGTTTCTCAGTAGAATTTGCTGAACATCAATTATACAACAACGGTGAAAGCACTCGACATATCGACTGGAAAATCTACGCTAAGACTGATCGACTTTATACAAAACGTTATGAGGAAGAAACTAATCTTAGGTGTCAATTAGTCATTGATCAATCTTCTTCCATGTACTACCCTGCCGAAAATTATGGCAAAATGAGGTTTAGCGTGATGGCTGCGGCTTCTCTGACGTATTTACTCCATAAACAACGCGATGCGGTGGGTTTACACACTTTCACGGATCAGCTAGAAATTGAAACACCAGTAAAGTCCTCCGCGACACATATCCATAAACTGTTTTTACAAATGAACAGCTTGTTGGAAAAAGAGCGAACCGAAAAAAGAACTAACGTAGCCCAAATTCTGCACCAGCTAGCGCAAAAGGTTCACCGAAGGTCACTCGTTGTTTTGTTTAGCGATATGTTCGATAATCAAAACAATGAAGAAGAGTTAATGGCAGCTTTACAGCATTTGAAGCACAAAAAGCATGAAGTGCTCCTTTTTCATGTTACCGATCATAAAACCGAATTTAACTTCGAATTTGAAGATCGTCCGTATGAGTTCATTGACTCAGAAACAAAAGAAAGAGTAAGGCTAAATCCTGCGACCATAAAAAAAGACTTCAAAAAACAAATGGATGCTCACTATCACGAGCTATACCTCAAGTGTGCTAAACTAAAAATCGATTTGATTGAAGCAGATATTAATCAAGGTTTTGACCAGGTTATGAAAGCCTATCTGATCAAAAGGGGCAAAATGATTTAA
- a CDS encoding prephenate dehydrogenase, with the protein MEIKQIAIIGVGLLGGSLALAVKSKLPDVRIVGLDTDADRVKTVMDQGIIDEIGGSIEGTIAKSDVLILASPIASIRQHLKLLSRLKIDKELILFDIGSSKRGIIQDMESLPNNICAIGGHPMTGPMTSGYTEAHPNMFKEKVFVITPSKNSTAQGLLWLENFVELIGSRPVTVNADKHDDIMASISHLPSLISIPFLTMVDRKDDDLYWLLSAGGFKRISSQINDNPAMWKSILYDNRKSIASSLTDLNKEITNLVSRLESDDQKLIEDIFTTAQKAYLEGLE; encoded by the coding sequence ATGGAGATTAAGCAAATTGCAATAATTGGTGTTGGTTTATTAGGAGGGTCATTAGCCCTAGCCGTTAAATCAAAATTACCCGACGTGAGAATCGTAGGACTTGATACTGATGCTGATAGAGTTAAAACAGTAATGGATCAAGGCATTATCGATGAAATAGGCGGGTCTATTGAAGGTACTATTGCTAAATCAGATGTCTTAATACTCGCTTCTCCAATTGCCTCTATACGGCAACACCTAAAGTTACTTTCTAGGCTCAAGATCGATAAAGAGCTGATTCTTTTCGATATAGGAAGTTCTAAGAGGGGAATTATTCAAGACATGGAGAGTCTTCCCAATAATATTTGTGCGATTGGCGGTCACCCCATGACCGGCCCGATGACAAGTGGTTATACTGAAGCTCATCCAAATATGTTCAAGGAAAAAGTATTTGTTATAACACCTAGTAAGAACAGTACAGCGCAGGGCTTGCTTTGGCTTGAAAATTTTGTAGAATTAATTGGCTCAAGACCTGTAACGGTAAATGCAGATAAGCACGATGACATAATGGCTTCTATCAGTCATTTACCTAGTCTAATTTCCATTCCATTTCTCACAATGGTTGATCGAAAAGATGATGATCTATATTGGTTACTATCTGCAGGTGGGTTTAAGCGAATAAGTAGTCAAATAAATGATAATCCTGCTATGTGGAAAAGCATTTTATATGATAATAGAAAATCGATCGCTTCAAGTTTAACGGATCTCAACAAAGAAATTACGAATCTAGTGAGTAGATTAGAAAGTGATGATCAAAAACTCATTGAGGATATTTTCACTACTGCCCAGAAGGCGTATCTGGAAGGGCTAGAATAA